In Mercenaria mercenaria strain notata chromosome 15, MADL_Memer_1, whole genome shotgun sequence, a single genomic region encodes these proteins:
- the LOC123554879 gene encoding nmrA-like family domain-containing protein 1 isoform X1, with the protein MQMEPQMHFRMVGEFQQQSDMPKTITVFGATGHQGGAVARALAADSNNFIVRGITRDVQQEVKVDDLKAAGVTVIQCDLDNVNSIRMALNDADGCFIVTYTDFTEPDCIEKEKQRGRNIADACALAGVPHVIYSTQLHTTRVKGIQVRHLVAKAEIEEYMKSKCLPMTCFLVPCYYENFFDILKPRRVDRNTFVLEIPMGETSLDLISVEDVGQVARTVFLNKNSFLDKTISLCGEKLRISEIAAELTRHLQPFWIKDKPITVNDYQKLGHPWSVDFGNMFEFFVRHDQRYQKHHTTELYPYVLTFGQWTQMNSRKLFEVFSQL; encoded by the exons ATGCAAATGGAACCGCAAATGCATTTTAGAATGGTGGGAGAATTTCAGCAACA ATCAGATATGCCTAAAACGATCACTGTTTTCGGAGCGACAGGTCACCAGGGTGGCGCCGTAGCTCGAGCTCTAGCAGCTGATAGCAACAATTTCATCGTGCGTGGGATCACAAGGGACGTCCAACAGGAAGTGAAAGTGGATGACCTGAAAGCTGCCGGTGTAACCGTTATTCAGTGTGATTTGGATAATGTTAATAGTATTAGAATGGCACTAAATGATGCCGACGGATGTTTTATAGTCACATACACTGACTTCACTGAGCCGGATTGTATTGAAAAAGAGAAACAACGAGGAAGAAACATAGCGGACGCATGCGCTTTAGCTGGTGTTCCTCATGTTATATATAGCACACAACTTCACACAACTCGAGTGAAAGGCATACAAGTACGACACTTAGTTGCAAAAGCCGAAATTGAAGAATACATGAAATCAAAGTGTTTACCAATGACTTGTTTCCTCGTGCCGTGTTATTATGAAAACTTCTTCGACATACTGAAACCAAGACGAGTAGACCGCAACACATTTGTTCTGG AAATTCCGATGGGAGAAACATCACTTGATCTGATCAGTGTAGAAGATGTTGGCCAAGTAGCTAGGACAGTGTTTCTaaacaaaaacagttttcttGACAAGACGATCAGTTTGTGTGGCGAGAAGTTGAGAATATCTGAGATAGCGGCAGAGTTAACACGGCATCTACAGCCCTTCTGGATCAAAGATAAGCCT ATTACTGTGAATGACTACCAGAAATTAGGTCATCCCTGGTCAGTGGACTTCGGTAACATGTTCGAGTTCTTTGTAAGGCATGATCAACGGTATCAGAAACATCATACAACGGAGCTGTATCCGTACGTCCTCACCTTTGGACAATGGACCCAGATGAACAGCAGAAAACTTTTCGAAGTGTTTTCTCAGTTGTAA
- the LOC123554879 gene encoding nmrA-like family domain-containing protein 1 isoform X2 — protein sequence MPKTITVFGATGHQGGAVARALAADSNNFIVRGITRDVQQEVKVDDLKAAGVTVIQCDLDNVNSIRMALNDADGCFIVTYTDFTEPDCIEKEKQRGRNIADACALAGVPHVIYSTQLHTTRVKGIQVRHLVAKAEIEEYMKSKCLPMTCFLVPCYYENFFDILKPRRVDRNTFVLEIPMGETSLDLISVEDVGQVARTVFLNKNSFLDKTISLCGEKLRISEIAAELTRHLQPFWIKDKPITVNDYQKLGHPWSVDFGNMFEFFVRHDQRYQKHHTTELYPYVLTFGQWTQMNSRKLFEVFSQL from the exons ATGCCTAAAACGATCACTGTTTTCGGAGCGACAGGTCACCAGGGTGGCGCCGTAGCTCGAGCTCTAGCAGCTGATAGCAACAATTTCATCGTGCGTGGGATCACAAGGGACGTCCAACAGGAAGTGAAAGTGGATGACCTGAAAGCTGCCGGTGTAACCGTTATTCAGTGTGATTTGGATAATGTTAATAGTATTAGAATGGCACTAAATGATGCCGACGGATGTTTTATAGTCACATACACTGACTTCACTGAGCCGGATTGTATTGAAAAAGAGAAACAACGAGGAAGAAACATAGCGGACGCATGCGCTTTAGCTGGTGTTCCTCATGTTATATATAGCACACAACTTCACACAACTCGAGTGAAAGGCATACAAGTACGACACTTAGTTGCAAAAGCCGAAATTGAAGAATACATGAAATCAAAGTGTTTACCAATGACTTGTTTCCTCGTGCCGTGTTATTATGAAAACTTCTTCGACATACTGAAACCAAGACGAGTAGACCGCAACACATTTGTTCTGG AAATTCCGATGGGAGAAACATCACTTGATCTGATCAGTGTAGAAGATGTTGGCCAAGTAGCTAGGACAGTGTTTCTaaacaaaaacagttttcttGACAAGACGATCAGTTTGTGTGGCGAGAAGTTGAGAATATCTGAGATAGCGGCAGAGTTAACACGGCATCTACAGCCCTTCTGGATCAAAGATAAGCCT ATTACTGTGAATGACTACCAGAAATTAGGTCATCCCTGGTCAGTGGACTTCGGTAACATGTTCGAGTTCTTTGTAAGGCATGATCAACGGTATCAGAAACATCATACAACGGAGCTGTATCCGTACGTCCTCACCTTTGGACAATGGACCCAGATGAACAGCAGAAAACTTTTCGAAGTGTTTTCTCAGTTGTAA